The DNA sequence CGCCATGACCTCGCCAACCGACTTCATCTGCGTGGTCAACCCGGGGTCGGCCGCGGGGAATTTTTCAAACGCGAACCGGGGAATCTTGACGACGACGTAGTCGAGCACCGGTTCGAAACTCGCCGGAGTCGTCTTGGTGATGTCGTTGGGCAACTCGTCGAGCCGGTACCCCACCGCGAGTTTTGCGCCGATCCTGGCGATGGGAAAGCCCGTGGCCTTTGAGGCCAGCGCCGAGCTCCTCGACACCCGGGGATTCATTTCGATGACCAACTGCTCGCCGGTTTTCGGGCTCACGGCGAACTGGACGTTACACCCCCCGGCTTCGACCCCGATTTCGCGGATGATCTTGCAGGCGGCGTCGCGCATCCGCTGATACTCCCGGTCCGACAGCGTCATGGCAGGCGCCACCGTGACCGAATCACCGGTGTGAACCCCCATCGGGTCGATGTTCTCGATCGAGCAAACGATGACCACGTTGTCGGCCCCATCACGCATCAACTCGAGCTCGAATTCCTTCCACCCGATGATGCTTTGCTCTACCAGCACCGAACCGACCGGCGAGGCCTCGAGTCCGCGCCGGAGCATGGTCTCGAATTCATGGCGATTGTAAGCAATCCCTCCGCCGGTACCCCCGAGCGTGAATGACGGCCTGAGGATGGCCGGGTAGCCGGTTTGCTCGACCGCGGCATTTCCTTCCTCCACCGACCGAACCGTGGTCCCCTCCGGTGTGGCCAGGCCAATTCGGCGCATCGCTTTGGCGAATTCGTCGCGGTCTTCGGCGATCCGAATGGCCCGTTCGTTGGCGCCGATCAACTCGACGCCGTATTTCTCGAGCACGCCCGACCGGTAGAGGTCCATCGCCACATTGAGGCCGGTTTGCCCACCCATGGTCGGGAGCAGCGCATCGGGGCGTTCCCGGGCGATGATCTTCTCGACCCATTCGGCGTTGACCGGTTCGATGTAGGTCCGATCCGCAACCTCGGGGTCGGTCATGATGGTGGCGGGGTTCGAGTTGACCAGAATGACCCGATACCCCTCCTCCCGGAGTGCCCGCGCCGCTTGAGTGCCGGAATAGTCGAACTCCGCGCCTTGGCCAATGACGATCGGACCGGAGCCAATGAGGAGGATTGAACGAAGGTCAGTCCGCTTGGGCATCGAGCAGGTCTTTCAATGTTTGTTCGAGAGGAATGGAGGGCTTCCACCCGGTATCCGCAACGAGACGGCTGGGATCGCCGACCAAGTACTGGAGGTCGTTCGGCCGGGCGAGGTTCGGATCGGCCTCGAGAATAACCCGATGACCCACGACTTCCATTAAGCGAAGGACCACCTCGCGGAGCGTCACGCCGTGGCCGGTGGCCACGTTGTATGTCGACCCAGCCTGGCCCTGATCGATCAGGGCGTGATAGGCCGCCACCACATCCCGCACGTCGAGCACGTCACGCACCGGTTCGAGGTTTCCGGTCTTGATGACTGGCGCCCCGATCCGTTTCGCGGTCCGAATCCGATCGGCCAACGCCGGAATGGCATATTGGTCGCTTTGGCCCGGCCCGGTGTGGGGGAACGCTCGGACGACGATGGTCCGGAGCCCAGTGCGACGGGACACCTCCGCGACGGCAATTTCCGCCCCGACCTTGCTCGCGGCGTACGGGGATGCCGGCACCAGAGAGTCGGACTCGACCGAGGGGCGCCCCTGGCCATGGCCATAGACTTCACCGGTCGACGCCAGCACGAACAGCGGGTCGGCGGCTCCATCACGCCGGAGCCGGCCCATCGTCTCCGCCAAGCGAGCCGAACCCGCGGCGTTCACCGCCCACGCCTCACCCGGGTCCCGCCGAGCATCCACCCCTGAGGCGAGGGCGGCCAAATGGACCACGACATCCGGCGAGAGTTGCCCAACTCGGCCGACCGAGTCGGACGACACGAGGTCAAAATCGACCCACTGAACCGCCTGACGCTCAGCCTCCGACAATCCCTTGGACGGCCCCCACCCGACCCGCACCGCGCCAAGAACCCGGTGCCCGGCCTGGAGCAGCCGGCGCACGAGCCAGCCCCCCACAAAGCCGTCAGCGCCGGTGACCAGTACCCTCATCGCGAACCCTTGAGCCGGGCGAGGTCGGCGTCGACCATCATCCGAACCAAATCGACGAACGACACCCGCGGCGTCCAACCCAACTCGGCGGCGGCTCGCGAAGGATCCGCGATCAACAGATCAACCTCCGCCGGCCGCATATGGGCCGGGTCGGTAACTACATGATCATGCCAGTCGAGCCCGACGTGGCCGAACGCCAGTTCAGCCAGGTCCCGAACGCTGTGCGTCGTGCCGGAGCCGATCACATAGTCACGCGGCTCGGCCGGCTGGAGCATCCGCCACATAGCCTCCACATAGTCGCCGGCAAACCCCCAGTCCCGCTTCGCGTCGAGGTTCCCGAGCCGCAGTTCTTTCGCGAGGCCGAGTTTGATGCGGGCGACGCCATCGGAAATCTTCCGAGTGACAAACTCGATTCCGCGCCGAGGCGACTCGTGATTGAACAGGATGCCGCTCACCGCATGCAAACCATACGACTCCCGGTAGTTCACCGTGATCCAGTGGCCATACAACTTGGCCACGCCATACGGCGATCGCGGGTAGAACGGGGTCCGCTCATTTTGGGGGGTCTCTTGGACCTTGCCGAACATCTCGGACGAGCTGGCTTGGTAGAACCTCGTCGTCGGACAGGCCAACCGGACCGCCTCGAGGATCCTGGTGACCCCAAGCGCGGTGAACTCGCCCGTCAGCACCGGCTGGGTGAATGACGTTGGCACATAGGACTGGGCGGCCAAGTTGTAGACCTCGTCCGGCTTGACGTCCCGCAGCACCTCGGTCAGGGAGTGCTGATCGAGCAAATCGGCCGTAACGATCCGAATCGAGTCCAGCAGGGGTTCGATCCGTTCGTAACTGTGATGACTGGTTCGGCGAACCATGCCGACCACCTCATATCCCTTGGTCAACAACAACTCGGCCAGGTAGGACCCGTCCTGCCCCGTGACCCCGGTTATTAGCGCCCTCGGCATAAAATCCCTTGTGTCATCCCCAGTTGGGGGTTAAATTTAGCGGCTAGGTCAACACCTAGCACCACGAGTGGAGAGGTATAGCTATGGCACGTGTCTGCGCCGTCTGCGCCAAAGGCCCAACGACCGGCAACCATGTCAGCCACGCCAACAACCGGCGGAAGCGGCGCTGGATGCCCAATCTTCAGACCGTTCGCGTGCTGGTTGACGGCGCTCCGAAGCGGATTCGGGTCTGCACCCGCTGTATTCGCAGCGAAAAGGTCGTCAAGGCGGCCTAGATTCTTCCGGTAGCCGAGGCGGGACCGAAAAAAGGGGACCCGAGGGTCCCCTTTTCCATTGCCGGTACCGCCTCGATCATTCGGCGACGAGCTCGATACGAGCGGTGTCAGCCCCGTCGCCAACCCGGTGCCCCATCTTAAGAATCCGGGTGTAACCACCGGGCCGGGCCGCAAACCGGGGGCCGATTTCGGCGAAGAGCCGCTTCAGGACGTCGCGGTCCTGGATCTTCCGCTCCGCGAGCCGCCGGGCGTGGAGGTCGCCCCGGCGCGCCAAGGTGATCAACCGCTCGGCAAAGGGCCGAAGCTCCTTGGCCTTGGCGATGGTCGTGACAATTTTCTCATGGAGAAACAGGCTCATGGCCATGTTCCGGAGCATGGCTTTCTTATGCGCCGACGTGCGGGAGAGCTGCCGTCCCTTCGAACCGTGGCGCATTACGCATTCCCTTCGGCGGCGCCCATCGTCGGGGCCGCACCGCTCTTCACGATTCGGAAGTCCCCATCGGCTTCCTCAAAACCCATCCCGAAGCGCAGTCCCTCGCGCTGAAGCAGGTCGCCGATTTCGGCCACAGCCTTCTCGCCAACATTCTTGACATCGAGCAACTCCTTTTCGGAGTACTCGACGAGGTCCTTCAGGGTCCGAATGTTCGAGTTCTTGAGCGAGTTCAAGGTCCGGACCGTGAGGCCGAGATCGTCGATGAGCCGCGAGAGCTTGGACCGGAGCCCGCCGGCGACCGCGACGTGATCGTGGCTGATGGCCCGAGCGGTCGGCACCCGGCCGAACTCGACGAAGTAGCGGAAGTGCTCCTGGGCCAGGGCAGCGGCGTAGGCAATGGCATCTTCCGGCGAAATGGTGCCGTTGGTCTCGATCATGACCGCCAGGCGGTCGTAGTCGGTGCGTTGACCGACCCGGGTCTCGCTGACCGTGAAGTTGGCCCGACGGACCGGATTGTAGATCGCATCGATCCGAACCAGGTCCACCGGCAACGACCGGTCGGCCGGGTGCATTTCGGATTCGACGTAGCCCCGCCCCTTGTTGACATAGAGGTCGCAGCTGATCTCCCGATCGTCCTGAACCGTAAAGAGCAAGTGATCCGGATTGACGACCCGGACATTGTTGCTGCCCTGGATGTCCCGGGCGTAGACGGCGCCCTTGCCCTCCCGGCGAATCCGGAGGATGGTCTCGTCGGTGGCCTCGTCGAGCACGAGCGTCAGGGCCTTGAACCGCTGGATGATCTGATGGACGTCTTCCAGGACCCCTTGGACCGTCTGGTGCTCGTGGACCACGCCGTCCATCCGGAAGCCCCACACTGCCGAGCCCCGTAACGAGGACAGCAACATCCGCCGGAGGACATTCCCGAGGGTGTGACCGAAGCCCCGCTCCAGCGGCTGAAGCCGAAACTCTGCAATGTTAGGGTTGTCATCACGCTTGGTCATTTCGACCAAATGCGGATGGACCAAACCGATCAGATCAATCGACATAATGTCCTACCCCTTACTTCGAGTAGAGCTCGACGATGAGCTGTTCGTTAGCGTTCGTCGGGATCGCATCCCGGGTCGGAACCATCGTCATCCGACCGGTGAACTTCTGGTGATCGACCGCCAACCAGGTCGGCGAGACACCGCGGGCCGCCATTTCCTGGGCAACCTTGACCGGCACGATCTCGTGAGACCCGACGGCAATCCGGACTTCCTGACCCGGCTTGACGCGGAAGGACGGAATATCCACGCGATGGCCGTCGACTTCGACGTGGCCATGGCAGACCAACTGACGCGCCCCGCGACGGCTGGTGGCAAAGCCCATCCGGTAGGCGACGTTGTCAAGGCGCGACTCGAGGGCCACCAGCAGATTGGTACCCTTGACGCCGGGCTCGTGCGACGCCCGCTCGAAGGTGTTACGGAATTGACGCTCGGTCAGGCCGTAGGTCCGCTTGACCTTCTGCTTCTCCCGGAGCTGCTTGGCGTACTCGGACATCTTCCGGCCGCCGCCTTTGCCCGCTTGCGCCTGGCCATGCTGACCCGGAGCGTAGGAGCGCCGATCGACGGCGCACTTCTCGGTGAAACAGCGGGTGCCCTTCAGGAACAGCTTGGTCCCCTCGCGGCGACACAGTCGACAGGCCGGCCCAGCGTATCGTGACATGGATCAGACCCTGCGCTTCTTCGGAGGACGGCAACCATTGTGCGGGATCGGCGTGACGTCTTTGATCGAGGCGACCCGGAGACCCGCTGACGCGAGCGCCTGGATGGCCGACTCGCGCCCGCTGCCGGGGCCCTGCACCAGCACATGGACTCGGCGAACGCCAAGATTCATGGCCTCACGGCCCACGGCCTCAGCGGCCACCGTGGCCGCGTACGGCGTGGACTTCTTCGACCCCTTGAAGCCCGCCTTGCCGCAGGTACCCCAAGCGACGGCATTGCCACGGGTGTCGGTGATGGTAATCAGCGTGTTGTTGAACGTCGCAGCGATGTGGGCGATCCCTTCGGATTCGACCAGCTTCTTGCCCCGCTTGGCGGCTTTCGGAGCCGCGACCTTCGCGTCGACCGCCGGCTGAACCGGCGAGGGAGTTTCGGGTGCAGTCATATCTTACTTCTTCGTCGCCTTCTTCTTGCCAGCGATGGCCCGACGCGGACCCTTCTTGGTCCGAGCGTTGGTGTGAGTCCGCTGCCCCCGAACCGGGAGCCCCTTCCGGTGGCGCGACCCACGATAGGAACCGATGTCCATCAACCGTTTGATGTTCATCGCAATTTCAGTCCGAAGGGCACCCTCGACCCGGATGCTTCGCTCGATCATCTGACGAAGCCGAGCGACGTCGGCGTCGGTCAGATCGCGAACGCGGATATCCGGATTGACGCCGGTGCCGCCCAGGAGCTTTTGGCTGGTGGACAGACCGATGCCGTAGATGTACGTGAGGGCGATTTCAACCCGCTTGTCGCGCGGAAGATCGACGCCGGAAATACGTGCCATGGGTTATCCCTGCCGCTGCTTGTGCTTGGGGTTCCGCTTGCAAGTGATCCGGACCACACCTCGGCGGCGAACCACCTTGCAGTGCTCACAGATTGGCTTGACGCTCGAACGTACCTTCATTGAGT is a window from the Gemmatimonadota bacterium genome containing:
- a CDS encoding 30S ribosomal protein S11, with the translated sequence MTAPETPSPVQPAVDAKVAAPKAAKRGKKLVESEGIAHIAATFNNTLITITDTRGNAVAWGTCGKAGFKGSKKSTPYAATVAAEAVGREAMNLGVRRVHVLVQGPGSGRESAIQALASAGLRVASIKDVTPIPHNGCRPPKKRRV
- a CDS encoding DNA-directed RNA polymerase subunit alpha, which gives rise to MSIDLIGLVHPHLVEMTKRDDNPNIAEFRLQPLERGFGHTLGNVLRRMLLSSLRGSAVWGFRMDGVVHEHQTVQGVLEDVHQIIQRFKALTLVLDEATDETILRIRREGKGAVYARDIQGSNNVRVVNPDHLLFTVQDDREISCDLYVNKGRGYVESEMHPADRSLPVDLVRIDAIYNPVRRANFTVSETRVGQRTDYDRLAVMIETNGTISPEDAIAYAAALAQEHFRYFVEFGRVPTARAISHDHVAVAGGLRSKLSRLIDDLGLTVRTLNSLKNSNIRTLKDLVEYSEKELLDVKNVGEKAVAEIGDLLQREGLRFGMGFEEADGDFRIVKSGAAPTMGAAEGNA
- a CDS encoding 50S ribosomal protein L17, which gives rise to MRHGSKGRQLSRTSAHKKAMLRNMAMSLFLHEKIVTTIAKAKELRPFAERLITLARRGDLHARRLAERKIQDRDVLKRLFAEIGPRFAARPGGYTRILKMGHRVGDGADTARIELVAE
- the rpmB gene encoding 50S ribosomal protein L28; this translates as MARVCAVCAKGPTTGNHVSHANNRRKRRWMPNLQTVRVLVDGAPKRIRVCTRCIRSEKVVKAA
- the gmd gene encoding GDP-mannose 4,6-dehydratase — protein: MPRALITGVTGQDGSYLAELLLTKGYEVVGMVRRTSHHSYERIEPLLDSIRIVTADLLDQHSLTEVLRDVKPDEVYNLAAQSYVPTSFTQPVLTGEFTALGVTRILEAVRLACPTTRFYQASSSEMFGKVQETPQNERTPFYPRSPYGVAKLYGHWITVNYRESYGLHAVSGILFNHESPRRGIEFVTRKISDGVARIKLGLAKELRLGNLDAKRDWGFAGDYVEAMWRMLQPAEPRDYVIGSGTTHSVRDLAELAFGHVGLDWHDHVVTDPAHMRPAEVDLLIADPSRAAAELGWTPRVSFVDLVRMMVDADLARLKGSR
- a CDS encoding 50S ribosomal protein L36; this encodes MKVRSSVKPICEHCKVVRRRGVVRITCKRNPKHKQRQG
- a CDS encoding 30S ribosomal protein S13, whose amino-acid sequence is MARISGVDLPRDKRVEIALTYIYGIGLSTSQKLLGGTGVNPDIRVRDLTDADVARLRQMIERSIRVEGALRTEIAMNIKRLMDIGSYRGSRHRKGLPVRGQRTHTNARTKKGPRRAIAGKKKATKK
- a CDS encoding NAD-dependent epimerase/dehydratase family protein, with the protein product MRVLVTGADGFVGGWLVRRLLQAGHRVLGAVRVGWGPSKGLSEAERQAVQWVDFDLVSSDSVGRVGQLSPDVVVHLAALASGVDARRDPGEAWAVNAAGSARLAETMGRLRRDGAADPLFVLASTGEVYGHGQGRPSVESDSLVPASPYAASKVGAEIAVAEVSRRTGLRTIVVRAFPHTGPGQSDQYAIPALADRIRTAKRIGAPVIKTGNLEPVRDVLDVRDVVAAYHALIDQGQAGSTYNVATGHGVTLREVVLRLMEVVGHRVILEADPNLARPNDLQYLVGDPSRLVADTGWKPSIPLEQTLKDLLDAQAD
- a CDS encoding 30S ribosomal protein S4; translated protein: MSRYAGPACRLCRREGTKLFLKGTRCFTEKCAVDRRSYAPGQHGQAQAGKGGGRKMSEYAKQLREKQKVKRTYGLTERQFRNTFERASHEPGVKGTNLLVALESRLDNVAYRMGFATSRRGARQLVCHGHVEVDGHRVDIPSFRVKPGQEVRIAVGSHEIVPVKVAQEMAARGVSPTWLAVDHQKFTGRMTMVPTRDAIPTNANEQLIVELYSK